TCTGCATGGCCGCGGCGCAGATATCGGCCACCGATTCCAGCGGCTGCTGGTCTTCCTTGTCAAACGCGTTCTTGCGGGCGCTGTCCAGGGCCAGCACGCCCAGTTTCTCGCCAAAGAAAATCAGAGGCACGCACATTTCCGATTGCGTTTCCACAAAGCCGGCGATGTAGCCTTCCACTTTGCTGACGTCGTTTTCAATCACGCTGCGGCCGGTGGCCAGCGCGCGCGCGGCCAGGCCGGCGCCCGGAGCCAATTGCGCTCCCATGGCGACCGAGGGCGTCAAGCGCCCTTCATAAGCGCGCACCCGCAGTGAATCGCCTTCTGCAATCAGCACCGCCACGTGATCAATGCCGTGGAACCATTCCAGCAGCAGGCGGCACACCACGGTGAGCAACTGGTCAAGCTCCAGCAGGGCCGTGGTCTGGCGGGCCACGGCGTTGATGGCTTCCAGTTGTTCGGCGCGGCGGCGCTCCAGGGAATACAGCCGCGCATTTTCCAGCGCCATGGACGCCTGCGTGGAAAACAGCGTGAGCAAGTCAATCATGCCGGCGTCAAAAAAGTCGGCTTGCTCGCTCTGAAAGTCCAGCACGCCCACGACTTCGTCGCGCACCATCAGCGGGATGGCCACTTCCGACCGCGTTTCCGGCACTTTCATCAAGTACCGGGGATCTTGCGACACGTCGGCCGCGTAGATGGGCCGCTTCAAGCGCGCGGCTGCGCCGGTGAGCCCCTGGCCCATGGGCACACGGAAACCAATGTCCTCGGCGCTGCGGCCAATTTGCGCGCGGACAAAAAGCTCTTCCCGGGTCTTATCCAGCAACAATACCGCGCCGTTTTGCAGCTGGAAATAATCGCGGATGATGGTGAGAATCTGGTTGAGTACTTCGTCCAGGTCAAACGTGGAAAGGACCGCCTGGCTGGCGTCGTACAAAATGGCGATCTTTTGCATGGACTCGAGCAAACGAATCTAGTTCTCCTATTTCGGAAAACAACCATGCGCTTCCCGGCAGAAGGTGTCCGCGCAGCTTTGCCGTAGGGGGTGAGAGCACATACCTGGCTTAATTAATTGAAATTTTACCGCCGATTAAGACTTTCAGAAAGGCCTTTCGTGGCGCCGGGTCCCCGCCCTAGTGTTTTAACCTCATGACGAAGGGGTAATGTCTTTACCTGACTGCACTTCAGCCAGTGCGACGACGGTCAGCCAGGCTTGCTTTTGAGCTTTGTATCCCCAGGCTTCGCCAAACCCGGGGCCCCCAGCGCGCCCGATGTTGGCGCGGCGCGGTGGAAAGCCGGCGAAAGCCTGGGCTACCTCGTCCGCGCTCACGTTCGCGAAAATCTAGCGCTTCAGCAAATCCACCGGCTGGCGCGCGTCGGTCACGCGGAAGTACTGGGCCAGCGAAGGATGTTTCCGTGCCACCTCCTGATACATGGCGTAGGCCACGTTGCGATAAGAAAAATGCCCCGCCGGAGCGCTACGCAACTCGGCAATGTACAAAGCTTCAGCAAAATCCATTTTGAACAGGGTGCGTTTGCGGAAGGCCATGGGCAGCAGATAGAGGTCGGCGTGTGTGGGAGCGGACGCATTCATCTCACTGCTGGCATGCGCGACGCGCTGCATGGCGGCTTTGTAGCGGTCACCCAACCCGGCGGCCACGATGTCATCAGGCGTGTCATAGCCGTGATGACGCGTGAATCCCTGCTCGATCTGCGTGCAGCGACGGTGGCGATGCATGTCGCGAAAGCCGCCAATGTCCATCAGGATGTCAAAGCAGAACTGGTGTCCGGCGTGAAACGACCGCAGCAACTCATCATGAGCGCCACGATGCCGCATGCCGAGCGCGATGATCTCCTGGCGTTGCGCGCCGCTCATGGCCTGCACCCGTTCCCGCACCTGGCGGTAAGGATAATGGCAACCGGAATAGAGCAACGTGGTCGCCAACGCCAATTCAAGCGGCCCTTCTTCGACGAGGTCCACCAGCGGCGCGGGCTGCACCGGCACGCCTTCCATCAACTCCGCGGCGGCGAAGACCAGGTCGTGGTGCGTTTTGATT
The Terriglobia bacterium genome window above contains:
- a CDS encoding diguanylate cyclase gives rise to the protein MLESMQKIAILYDASQAVLSTFDLDEVLNQILTIIRDYFQLQNGAVLLLDKTREELFVRAQIGRSAEDIGFRVPMGQGLTGAAARLKRPIYAADVSQDPRYLMKVPETRSEVAIPLMVRDEVVGVLDFQSEQADFFDAGMIDLLTLFSTQASMALENARLYSLERRRAEQLEAINAVARQTTALLELDQLLTVVCRLLLEWFHGIDHVAVLIAEGDSLRVRAYEGRLTPSVAMGAQLAPGAGLAARALATGRSVIENDVSKVEGYIAGFVETQSEMCVPLIFFGEKLGVLALDSARKNAFDKEDQQPLESVADICAAAMQNASYFDRMKQLAYVDGLTGIHNRRFFEMRIVEELERAARFQGRMSVIMADIDNFKRLNDEFGHLLGDEVLRSVSMLLKQQLRKVDLVCRYGGEEFAIIVPETTGENAMRVADKLRRQIANHHFPGVPRPVTISCGVADYPTHGITRDEVVAAADAAMYVAKQEGRNRIAAASTKKELSASR